A part of Penaeus vannamei isolate JL-2024 chromosome 1, ASM4276789v1, whole genome shotgun sequence genomic DNA contains:
- the LOC113819415 gene encoding uncharacterized protein, translated as MKTALLLAAAVVALSCTADADGSWCDCSLMVNYETSIIMVYKFPEIDVGSCTDDLACSNECRKAINNDAPGIDLWAPDGHGHNLGDHVCDFLYNTEHIPFIFNKIVHGYFRTCGGPWRYTEQDSIDMLCCDLGVHDHCTGK; from the exons ATGAAGACCGCCCTGTTGCTCGCCGCCGCCGTCGTGGCCCTTTCCTGCACCGC TGATGCGGATGGATCCTGGTGTGACTGCTCCCTCATGGTCAATTATGAGACTTCGATCATCATGGTTTATAAGTTTCCCGAGATCGATGTTGGGTCATGCACTGATGACCTTGCTTGCTCTAATGAATGCAGGAAAGCG ATTAACAATGACGCTCCGGGTATAGATCTCTGGGCGCCGGATGGACACGGCCACAATCTGGGAGACCATGTGTGTGATTTCCTCTACAATACCGAGCATATACCCTTCATCTTCAACAAAATT GTCCATGGCTACTTCCGCACATGCGGAGGCCCCTGGAGGTACACAGAGCAGGACTCGATAGACATGCTGTGCTGCGACCTGGGCGTTCACGATCACTGCACCGGGAAGTAA